Proteins encoded within one genomic window of Cryptococcus tetragattii IND107 chromosome 12, whole genome shotgun sequence:
- a CDS encoding 60S ribosomal protein eL32, translated as MPAHIPIVKKRTKHFKRHQSDRYHGVKESWRKPKGIDNRVRRRFKGQIPMPKIGYGSNQKTRHLLPSGHKELLVHNLSELELLLMHSGKYAASIAHGVSSKKRVEIIARAKVLGVKVTNAAAKLRTEEA; from the exons ATGCCCGCCCACATCCCCATCGTCAAGAAGCGCACAAAGCACTTCAAGAGGCACCAGTCTGACAGGTACCACGGTGTCAAggagagctggaggaagcCCAAGGGTATTGACAACAGG GTTCGACGAAGGTTCAAGGGTCAGATTCCCATGCCCAAGATTGGTTACGGTTCCAACCAGAAGACCCGtcacctcctcccttccGGCCACAAGGAGCTCCTCGTTCACAACCTCTCCGAGCTCGAGCTTTTGCTCATGCACTCTGGCAAGTACGCCGCTTCCATCGCCCACGGTGTgagcagcaagaagagggtcgAAATCATCGCTAGGGCTAAGGTTTTGGGTGTCAA GGTCACCAACGCCGCTGCCAAGCTCAGGACCGAGGAGGCTTAA
- a CDS encoding diphthamide biosynthesis protein 2: MSDAFSTPADHVLSHPELEEILENAQAGPSSMGDGAEGLSIEEAFEVDETVRRVLEGGYKTIGLQFPDELLPSSVSVYRAIQTRVGHTGAQAYVLADSTYGNCCPDVLSCLHLPADFLVHYGHACLTPTDALPVHYVFPRQKLDVKQAVRSLLRASKDELGDEGKKGIVVVWDVSYDWLAGDIRDTFSQDLSVPISFAFIQKPVVAPQKVLKDGKGKTPALRSVEPPQGLEMNDCVLWYIGEEGRSCMNLQMTHANNPLFIYSPSSQSVSPLHRSTSRLLSRRLFALHQALSADVFGLIVSNIGLASSKPLLARLREDLKRAKKKSYTLSVGRLNPAKLANFAEIECFVLVGCAEGGVVDSKDFLRPIITPWELELALQGPEHVWVPEKWTLDLDTVLKDAQEREAQNEQDPSTTDSDDDSPEFSLITGTLRTKKRFATGNGGQASDNTNLLEDRVRDLTLRNQNFSLSKLESAGSTFLASREFQGLQPRYGMDEPSVLEQGRSGVARGYTEEK, translated from the exons ATGTCGGACGCATTTTCAACCCCGGCAGACCACGTTTTGTCCCACCCtgagctggaagagatCTTGGAGAATGCCCAAGCCGGGCCGTCTAGCATGGGAGATGGAGCTGAAGGATTGAGCATAGAAGAAGCTTTCGAAGTGGATGAGACTGTCAGGAGAGTACTTGAGGGTGGTTATAAGACT ATTGGATTACAATTCCCCGATGAGCTCTTGCCGTCTTCGGTCTCCGTCTACCGGGCCATCCAGACTCGAGTAGGACACACCGGGGCTCAAGCATATGTGCTTGCTGACAGCACGTATGGGAA CTGTTGTCCGGATGTCTTGAGttgtcttcatctcccagcAGATTTCTTAGTACACTACGGACACGCTTGTCTCACTCC AACGGACGCTCTTCCTGTTCATTACGTCTTTCCCCGGCAAAAGCTTGACGTCAAGCAGGCTGTGCGGTCATTGTTAAGAGCGAGCAAGGACGAACTAGGGGAtgagggcaagaaaggTATAGTGGTTGTGTGGGATGTGTCATATGATTGGCTAGCGG GTGATATTAGGGATACATTTTCCCAGGACTTATCTGTCCCGATCAGTTTTGCATTTATTCAAAAGCCCGTCGTTGCCCCACAGAAGGTGctcaaggatggaaagggtaAGACGCCCGCTCTCAGGAGTGTAGAGCCTCCTCAGGGATTGGAAATGAATGATTGTGTCCTATGGTATAtcggtgaagaaggaagatccTGTATGAATCTGCAGATGACCCATGCCAACAATCCT CTCTTCATCtactcaccttcttcccaatccgTATCGCCACTCCACCGCAGTacttctcgtcttctctcacGTCGTCTCTTTGCTCTCCATCAAGCGCTATCCGCTGATGTATTCGGTCTTATTGTTTCCAACATCGGTCTCGCATCCTCCAAACCCCTTCTTGCACGACTGAGAGAGGATCTGAAaagagcaaaaaagaagagttATACTCTGAGCGTCGGCAGGCTGAATCCGGCGAAGCTTGCAAATTTCGCAGAAATAGAGTGTTTCGTGTTGGTTGGTTGCGCCGAAGGTGGTGTTGTTGACTCAAAG GATTTTTTGAGACCTATCATTACTCCTTGGGAATTAGAATTGGCACTCCAGGGCCCAGAGCACGTATGGGTACCGGAGAAGTGGACCTTGGATCTGGATACCGTTCTCAAAG ATGCCCAAGAACGTGAGGCGCAAAACGAGCAAGACCCTTCCACTACTGACAGTGACGACGATTCACCCGAATTTTCACTTATTACCGGAACACTGCGAACTAAGAAACGTTTTGCCACGGGGAACGGCGGCCAGGCTTCCGACAACACCAACCTATTGGAAGACCGCGTGCGAGACCTGACCTTGCGTAACCAAAACTTTTCACTGTCCAAACTTGAATCTGCCGGAAGTACCTTTTTGGCATCAAGGGAATTCCAAGGACTACAACCGAGATATGGTATGGATGAGCCTAGTGTTTTGGAACAAGGGAGGAGCGGAGTCGCAAGAGGCTATACAGAGGAGAAGTAG